One Nitrospiria bacterium genomic region harbors:
- a CDS encoding phosphomethylpyrimidine synthase ThiC, with translation MKTNLKKGGGDAVNAIPGNGNGSDEIKLTTAPFPVSRKIYVEGSQSGVRVPMREIRLTPTRAFRDGSVEENPPAVVYDTSGPYTDPAATIDIRAGLPPLRRNWIVGRGDVEALTEVSSEYGRRRAGDSRLDSVRFPNVRKPLRAQPGENVTQMHYARKGIITPEMEFIAIRENQAREMMRDDYRSHGKGVALHPGQSWGAAIPSVITPEFVRDEVARGRAIIPANINHPELEPMIIGRNFLVKINANI, from the coding sequence ATGAAAACCAACTTGAAGAAAGGCGGTGGAGACGCCGTCAATGCGATTCCCGGGAATGGAAACGGTTCGGATGAAATAAAACTGACCACTGCGCCCTTCCCGGTTTCGCGCAAAATTTATGTCGAGGGTTCACAGTCCGGCGTTCGCGTCCCGATGCGGGAAATCCGGCTGACACCGACACGCGCGTTTAGGGACGGTTCCGTCGAGGAAAATCCGCCCGCCGTCGTTTACGATACGTCCGGTCCTTATACCGACCCCGCTGCAACGATCGACATCCGGGCCGGTCTTCCGCCGCTTCGCCGCAACTGGATTGTGGGACGGGGAGACGTGGAAGCGCTGACCGAGGTTTCGTCCGAATACGGCCGGCGCCGCGCAGGCGATTCCAGGCTCGATTCCGTCCGCTTCCCGAACGTTCGAAAGCCGCTTCGCGCCCAGCCCGGAGAAAACGTCACCCAGATGCATTATGCACGAAAGGGGATCATCACTCCTGAGATGGAATTCATCGCGATCCGCGAGAATCAGGCGAGGGAGATGATGCGGGACGACTACCGGAGCCATGGAAAAGGCGTGGCTCTTCATCCGGGCCAGTCCTGGGGCGCTGCGATCCCTTCCGTCATCACCCCCGAGTTCGTGCGCGACGAGGTCGCGAGGGGAAGGGCGATCATCCCGGCCAACATCAATCATCCGGAGCTGGAGCCGATGATCATCGGCCGGAATTTCCTGGTCAAGATCAACGCCAACATCG
- a CDS encoding CARDB domain-containing protein, which produces MKLRDGMIRLFFFSFLCSFTFGFAVAGLAFADTLQTHEYAVTPGTSWETTPRLGLDGLGELVVYTKRERLPDNSFGKGDIWYQRLAGGAPFGAPVQVTSGAQDNQLNDVSGDYIVYTEYVSTTSVSGRIMVYQISTTLRWPLGSATIILEPRISGTKVVWREGGASATQVMLFDLTWLGTSKTAEVIGGPTPPTYNVEIGDRFVVWSERGTTSYEAAAYDLTAGVPVTLTASPNTNETEISTSGPWVVWMAQDKGVASTRIVARNMDTAEERVIADNGAGNYHPTIDGDLIAYESNLTGNLDIFVYRLSTGETFQVTTDPADQYLDDVFGASVAYVDTRGGNEDIYVTDLVFVPPDPCAALGGDVDGDTVCTAVDNCPMVANPDQADADGDGVGDACEAAGCYPALPPPDLSVTGKEDVTVDGAEFSRYQLGVANWSAFPDDLFAAAPDLPACGLNTNASRTWANIYSQEKTYVYGFCSLNSASLLKDALWFAEPKGVAPPEYVYLTLNDRRCNITYTSNLAWTNLIPVANAGPDQSVYPGNTVTLDGSGSTDPDGNYPLTYAWTIISKPVGSAPTLTNPTAVNPSFPADLPGIYMVRLVVTDAKGLAGSPDDVVVITVPNQPDLTMTSISPNASIANQGGTLSVTDTVSNQGTSSGVFRIAYHLSTDNIYGNGDDVVIPTIRVVISLGAGASNTATTNLPIPSIVPGGTYNLCAMADSVNQVAETNEANNALCSTGTVTLPKADLVMTAVSTATTVIAPDKMLSLSNSVKNQGGFSAGSFKIGFYLSTDGVSHDVAITATRTLSSLGAGATSAASTTLTIPSTTALGTYYVCAEADSGHTLPEGDEGNNSLCTGGTIQVTLPDLSMTDVTPNSGTATKGGTLSVTTTVNNSGAASGAFRIGFYLSVNADGSTQDVAITTTPVVSSLGTGASSPGTTSLTVPGTTPSGDYYVCTIADSLNQVVETDEGNNTLCSGSQITVP; this is translated from the coding sequence ATGAAGCTGCGCGACGGTATGATCAGGCTCTTTTTCTTCTCATTTTTGTGTAGCTTCACCTTTGGGTTCGCAGTTGCCGGTCTCGCATTCGCGGACACGCTGCAGACGCACGAGTACGCGGTGACGCCCGGCACGAGCTGGGAGACGACGCCCCGGCTCGGCCTCGACGGGCTCGGTGAGCTCGTCGTCTACACGAAGAGAGAGCGGCTGCCCGACAACTCCTTCGGCAAGGGCGACATCTGGTACCAGCGGCTAGCGGGCGGCGCGCCGTTCGGCGCGCCCGTGCAGGTCACGAGCGGCGCGCAGGACAACCAGCTCAACGACGTGAGCGGCGACTACATCGTCTACACCGAGTACGTCAGCACGACCTCGGTCTCCGGACGCATCATGGTGTACCAGATCTCGACCACGCTCCGGTGGCCGCTGGGGAGCGCGACCATCATCCTGGAGCCGCGCATCAGTGGCACCAAGGTGGTGTGGCGTGAGGGCGGTGCCAGCGCGACGCAGGTCATGCTGTTCGACCTGACCTGGCTGGGAACGAGCAAGACCGCCGAGGTCATCGGCGGCCCCACCCCGCCGACCTACAACGTCGAGATCGGCGACCGGTTCGTCGTCTGGTCGGAGCGAGGAACGACGTCCTATGAGGCCGCGGCCTACGACCTCACCGCGGGGGTTCCCGTCACCTTGACGGCCTCGCCGAACACTAATGAGACGGAGATCTCCACGAGCGGCCCCTGGGTGGTCTGGATGGCCCAGGACAAGGGCGTCGCGAGCACCCGCATCGTGGCCCGCAACATGGACACCGCCGAGGAGCGCGTCATCGCGGACAACGGCGCCGGGAACTACCACCCGACCATCGACGGTGACCTCATCGCCTACGAGTCGAACCTCACCGGCAACCTCGACATCTTCGTCTACCGGCTCTCCACCGGCGAGACCTTCCAGGTGACCACCGACCCGGCCGACCAGTACCTCGACGACGTGTTCGGCGCGTCGGTGGCCTACGTCGACACGCGCGGAGGCAACGAGGACATCTACGTCACGGACCTCGTCTTCGTCCCGCCGGACCCCTGCGCCGCGCTCGGCGGGGACGTCGACGGCGACACCGTGTGCACCGCCGTCGACAACTGTCCGATGGTTGCCAATCCGGACCAAGCCGACGCTGACGGCGACGGAGTGGGCGATGCCTGTGAGGCCGCTGGCTGCTATCCCGCTTTGCCGCCCCCGGATCTCAGCGTGACGGGCAAGGAAGATGTGACGGTCGACGGAGCGGAATTCAGCCGCTATCAGTTGGGGGTAGCCAACTGGTCGGCGTTCCCGGATGACTTGTTTGCGGCCGCGCCGGATCTTCCCGCCTGCGGCCTGAATACCAACGCTTCGCGCACCTGGGCGAATATCTACAGCCAGGAGAAAACGTATGTCTATGGATTCTGCTCGCTCAATTCCGCATCCTTGCTGAAAGATGCCCTGTGGTTTGCGGAGCCGAAGGGCGTGGCGCCCCCGGAGTATGTGTATCTCACCTTGAATGATCGCCGCTGCAATATAACCTACACCTCCAATCTTGCCTGGACCAATTTGATACCCGTGGCGAATGCCGGGCCCGACCAATCCGTGTACCCGGGCAACACGGTCACGCTGGATGGCAGCGGCAGCACGGACCCAGACGGCAATTATCCGCTCACCTACGCCTGGACCATCATCTCGAAACCGGTCGGCAGCGCGCCCACCCTGACCAATCCGACCGCGGTGAATCCGTCGTTCCCGGCCGATCTTCCCGGCATTTACATGGTCCGCCTGGTCGTGACCGATGCAAAGGGACTCGCCGGCAGTCCCGATGACGTGGTGGTGATAACGGTGCCGAACCAGCCTGACCTGACGATGACGTCAATATCGCCCAATGCTTCGATTGCTAACCAAGGGGGCACTCTGTCGGTGACCGACACGGTGAGCAACCAAGGGACATCGAGCGGAGTCTTTAGGATTGCCTATCATCTTTCCACCGATAATATCTATGGGAACGGGGACGATGTCGTGATCCCGACGATTCGTGTGGTGATATCGCTTGGAGCGGGGGCTTCCAATACCGCAACAACCAACCTTCCGATTCCATCAATTGTACCGGGCGGTACCTATAATCTTTGCGCCATGGCCGATTCGGTCAATCAGGTGGCTGAGACAAATGAGGCGAACAACGCCCTGTGCAGTACGGGTACGGTCACGCTGCCGAAGGCTGATTTGGTCATGACGGCCGTGTCGACTGCTACGACCGTGATCGCCCCGGACAAGATGCTATCCCTATCCAACAGCGTGAAGAACCAAGGCGGCTTCTCGGCCGGCAGCTTTAAGATCGGCTTTTACCTTTCCACGGACGGGGTGAGCCACGATGTGGCGATCACGGCCACGCGGACGTTGAGCTCCTTGGGAGCCGGCGCCACCAGTGCCGCCTCGACCACGTTAACAATACCTTCCACCACGGCATTAGGAACGTACTATGTCTGTGCGGAGGCCGATAGCGGACATACTTTACCCGAGGGGGATGAGGGGAACAACAGCCTGTGCACGGGTGGGACGATCCAGGTGACCCTTCCGGATCTGAGCATGACCGACGTGACGCCGAATTCGGGGACGGCGACTAAAGGTGGGACGCTGTCGGTAACGACCACGGTGAACAACTCGGGGGCTGCAAGCGGGGCGTTTCGGATCGGCTTTTACCTTTCGGTCAACGCCGACGGGAGTACCCAGGATGTGGCGATCACAACAACGCCGGTGGTGAGTTCGCTGGGGACGGGGGCTTCAAGTCCGGGTACCACCAGTCTGACAGTTCCCGGCACAACCCCGTCAGGAGATTACTACGTGTGCACGATCGCTGATTCGTTAAATCAGGTGGTCGAGACAGATGAGGGGAACAACACGCTCTGCTCCGGCTCCCAGATCACCGTGCCGTAG
- a CDS encoding ABC transporter permease — protein MKLHRILAVVNRHLMLYKRSPQRIMEIVYWPLLDLLVWGFITLYLARYKEGLPAFVAFFLGALILWDILFRAQQGICISFLEEIWSRNLLNLFVSPLRVGEFLSATMLVSVIKVLGAAFVTVGLAYLLYSFNLFMIGVSLIPFAINLVATGWAIGIFTTAIILRFGQEAEVLAWGLAFLFQPVSAVFYPVTVLPPFLQTIATGIPASHVFEGMRAVIETKTFPVHELVWATGLNVVYITAAVLFFNGMFRVVKMKGLLVRAGE, from the coding sequence ATGAAGCTGCATCGCATCCTGGCCGTCGTGAACCGCCACCTCATGCTGTACAAACGCAGCCCGCAGCGGATCATGGAGATCGTCTACTGGCCGCTGCTGGATCTGTTGGTCTGGGGCTTCATCACGTTGTACCTCGCCCGATACAAAGAAGGGCTTCCGGCCTTCGTCGCCTTTTTTCTCGGCGCGCTCATTCTCTGGGACATCCTGTTCCGCGCCCAGCAGGGTATCTGCATCTCGTTCCTCGAGGAGATCTGGTCCCGGAATCTCCTCAACCTTTTCGTCAGCCCGCTGCGGGTGGGGGAATTCCTGTCGGCCACGATGCTGGTCAGCGTCATCAAGGTCCTCGGGGCTGCTTTTGTGACGGTCGGACTGGCCTACCTGCTCTATTCGTTCAACCTTTTCATGATTGGCGTTTCGCTGATTCCCTTTGCGATCAATCTGGTCGCGACAGGTTGGGCGATCGGAATCTTCACCACGGCGATCATCCTTCGTTTCGGACAGGAGGCCGAAGTCCTCGCGTGGGGCTTGGCGTTCTTGTTCCAGCCGGTCTCGGCTGTTTTCTATCCCGTAACGGTCCTTCCGCCTTTCCTTCAGACGATCGCGACCGGCATCCCGGCCTCCCATGTGTTCGAGGGAATGAGGGCGGTGATCGAAACAAAGACCTTCCCGGTCCATGAGTTGGTGTGGGCCACCGGTCTCAATGTCGTTTACATTACGGCCGCCGTCCTGTTTTTTAACGGGATGTTTCGGGTGGTCAAGATGAAGGGGCTTCTGGTCCGGGCGGGGGAGTAA
- a CDS encoding ABC transporter ATP-binding protein: MPQTVVEVRNLTKRFERVTAVDGISFEIYQGEILGILGPNGAGKTTTIQMLLGVTTPTGGQIRIFGLELGRHREEILGRVNFSSTYVSLPQSLTVGENLRVFAQLYQVRNAREKIEHLLSVFEISHLRDTVTRKLSTGQLTRVSLVKALLNDPKILFLDEPTASLDPDIADKTRSLLKSIRAESGLTILYTSHNMKEMEEMSDRIIFLNKGRIISTGTPAEILNRFQGEDLEEVFLKVARGKAGL, encoded by the coding sequence ATGCCGCAAACCGTCGTAGAAGTCCGGAACCTCACCAAGCGATTCGAACGCGTCACCGCGGTTGACGGAATCTCCTTCGAAATTTACCAGGGCGAGATCCTCGGGATCCTCGGCCCCAACGGCGCCGGAAAGACCACGACCATCCAGATGCTCCTGGGCGTAACGACGCCGACCGGCGGCCAGATCCGGATCTTCGGTCTCGAACTGGGCCGCCACCGCGAAGAGATCCTGGGCCGGGTTAATTTTTCTTCGACCTATGTTTCTCTGCCCCAATCCCTGACCGTCGGGGAGAATCTCCGGGTATTCGCCCAGCTCTATCAGGTCCGGAACGCCCGCGAGAAGATCGAACATCTACTGTCGGTATTCGAGATCTCCCACCTTCGGGATACCGTGACCCGGAAATTGTCGACGGGACAGCTCACCCGGGTCTCCCTCGTCAAAGCGCTCCTGAACGATCCGAAGATCCTTTTCCTGGATGAGCCGACGGCCAGCCTGGATCCCGATATCGCGGACAAGACGCGTTCCCTGCTCAAGTCCATCCGCGCCGAGTCGGGCCTGACGATTCTCTATACGTCGCACAACATGAAAGAGATGGAGGAGATGTCGGACCGGATCATTTTCCTGAACAAGGGCCGGATCATCTCGACCGGTACGCCCGCCGAGATCCTGAATCGTTTCCAGGGCGAGGATCTCGAAGAGGTATTTCTGAAGGTGGCCCGTGGTAAAGCGGGTCTGTGA
- a CDS encoding co-chaperone GroES, with the protein MKIRPLNDWALIRPKSEKEKTAGGIIIPDVAKEKPQEGEVLAVGSGHFKEERDKKGKVIEKKFVPTVVKPGDHVLYEKYGVTKVDVDGEEFVLVREESILGCFQ; encoded by the coding sequence ATGAAGATACGACCGTTGAATGACTGGGCCTTGATACGACCCAAATCGGAAAAGGAGAAGACCGCCGGCGGGATCATCATCCCGGACGTGGCCAAGGAAAAACCCCAGGAAGGGGAGGTGCTGGCCGTCGGCAGTGGTCATTTTAAAGAGGAACGGGACAAAAAGGGAAAAGTGATCGAGAAGAAATTTGTGCCCACGGTGGTCAAACCGGGGGATCATGTCCTGTACGAGAAGTACGGTGTGACCAAGGTGGACGTGGACGGTGAAGAGTTCGTCCTGGTCCGGGAGGAGAGCATCCTAGGATGCTTCCAGTAG
- a CDS encoding cupredoxin domain-containing protein — MRRATCAVIGIYFLAAVSPGAAAETSVNQPSPPAEVIPIGADGVARAEIVVDSYSYKPDRLIVPVGHSVELTLKSVTIIVPHNFVIKAPELGINVSQEVPAGKTVTVQFTPTGAGKTEFYCDKKLLFFESHKEKGMVGTLEVREAPVN, encoded by the coding sequence ATGCGAAGAGCGACCTGCGCGGTGATAGGAATCTATTTTCTGGCGGCCGTATCGCCGGGCGCCGCTGCGGAAACGTCGGTCAATCAACCGTCGCCCCCCGCGGAGGTTATTCCCATCGGCGCCGATGGGGTTGCGCGCGCGGAGATCGTGGTGGATTCGTATTCCTATAAACCGGACCGTTTGATTGTCCCTGTGGGCCATTCGGTAGAGCTCACGCTGAAGAGCGTGACGATCATCGTTCCGCATAATTTTGTGATCAAAGCTCCGGAGCTGGGCATCAATGTGAGCCAGGAGGTCCCGGCGGGCAAGACCGTGACGGTCCAATTCACTCCCACGGGCGCCGGGAAAACGGAATTCTATTGCGACAAGAAGCTCCTGTTTTTCGAGAGCCATAAGGAAAAAGGAATGGTGGGGACCTTGGAGGTGCGCGAGGCCCCGGTGAATTGA
- a CDS encoding YbhB/YbcL family Raf kinase inhibitor-like protein, translating into MAFEIKSSAFEPGQPIPKKYTCEGSDLSVALAWTDPPAGTKSFALIADDPDAPMGTWVHWVVYDLPAEARGLPEGFPKQETLPDGTRQGLNDFRRVGYGGPCPPPGKPHRYFFKLYALDKKIGLPPRATKPQILDAMKNHILVEAQVMGTYKR; encoded by the coding sequence ATGGCTTTCGAGATCAAGAGCTCCGCGTTTGAACCGGGTCAGCCCATTCCGAAGAAATATACCTGCGAGGGGTCGGACCTCTCCGTGGCCCTGGCATGGACCGATCCGCCAGCGGGGACGAAGAGCTTCGCCCTGATCGCCGACGATCCGGACGCCCCGATGGGGACCTGGGTCCACTGGGTGGTGTACGACCTTCCGGCCGAGGCGCGCGGTTTGCCCGAAGGGTTTCCTAAGCAGGAGACCCTTCCGGACGGGACCCGGCAGGGACTGAACGATTTCCGGCGTGTCGGCTACGGCGGTCCGTGTCCGCCTCCGGGAAAGCCCCACCGCTATTTTTTCAAGTTGTACGCCCTGGACAAAAAGATCGGGTTGCCGCCTCGGGCGACCAAACCGCAAATCCTCGACGCCATGAAGAACCACATTCTTGTCGAGGCCCAGGTAATGGGGACGTACAAACGGTGA
- a CDS encoding DnaJ domain-containing protein, whose protein sequence is MGQDYDHLKAMELRKKLRDRLGDLQSRVEKSSSEAFEQVFHERMDTYFAQQERLEEMELLLAQLIGEIDQACVLDDLKKLSARLNFLEEHFEEIDSQLYNRPMRRRNRFNLFDFLRQWETNNSPDARPEIGSEAEAYRELGMEPGSSMRSITAAFRRLVKELHPDRRGGDRSTEPKLRRLVAAYELIKKKSADRQPFSR, encoded by the coding sequence ATGGGCCAAGACTACGACCATTTAAAAGCCATGGAGCTCCGTAAAAAGCTCCGGGACCGCTTGGGAGACCTGCAAAGCCGCGTCGAGAAAAGCTCGTCCGAGGCCTTTGAACAGGTGTTCCACGAGCGGATGGACACGTACTTTGCCCAACAGGAACGCCTTGAAGAGATGGAACTGCTGCTGGCCCAGCTCATCGGCGAAATCGATCAGGCGTGCGTCTTGGACGATCTTAAAAAACTTTCGGCACGACTCAACTTCCTGGAAGAACATTTCGAAGAGATCGACAGCCAGTTATACAACCGGCCGATGCGCCGCCGGAACCGTTTCAACCTGTTTGACTTCCTCCGTCAGTGGGAAACCAACAACTCGCCGGACGCCCGACCCGAGATCGGAAGCGAGGCCGAAGCCTATCGGGAGCTGGGCATGGAGCCGGGTTCGAGCATGAGGTCGATCACGGCCGCCTTCCGCCGTCTGGTGAAAGAGCTTCACCCCGACCGGCGGGGCGGGGACCGCAGCACCGAACCGAAATTAAGAAGACTGGTCGCGGCCTACGAGCTCATCAAAAAAAAGTCGGCCGACCGTCAGCCCTTTTCCCGGTAG
- a CDS encoding tetratricopeptide repeat protein — protein MKRECRRYLNVWLGVVLLFGMASCYGSPPGGGTQQSPVVGMALDAPKDFPNKEAAAKNDEGVGHLKQEHWDIAAGSFRDAIALSSNMAEAHFNLGLVLDQMGNHQEAAEQFKTAKELAPNNPKIADNEILKKHL, from the coding sequence ATGAAAAGAGAATGTCGCAGGTATTTAAACGTCTGGCTCGGTGTGGTCTTATTATTCGGAATGGCATCCTGCTATGGTTCTCCCCCGGGAGGCGGAACGCAGCAAAGTCCGGTGGTTGGTATGGCCCTCGATGCCCCGAAGGATTTCCCGAATAAAGAAGCGGCCGCGAAGAATGACGAAGGCGTCGGGCATTTAAAGCAGGAACACTGGGATATAGCGGCCGGTTCTTTCCGAGACGCCATTGCCCTGTCGTCGAACATGGCCGAGGCGCATTTTAATCTCGGCCTGGTTCTGGATCAGATGGGAAACCATCAGGAGGCGGCCGAACAGTTCAAGACGGCCAAGGAATTGGCGCCGAATAATCCCAAGATCGCCGATAATGAAATTTTAAAGAAGCATCTATGA
- a CDS encoding thioredoxin domain-containing protein yields the protein MTIGLSFGGFLIAALCLAVAPFGSLAPVRLNGFGIAEASGQGAPAVDYDAIETFLKTLTAKQPVVSLTVIHEAEPSPVPGLQQVRFVLEMNGKRQNGLVYLSGNKIFLGQVFDLSTRENLTEKQVGEPKPVHYDIKDLDMADRVPRGHPGGKLVIVEFSDFQCPYCKQATLPIGELLKKYPQDVVIYYKHMPITQIHPLSYRMAVASECARVQKAEAFWSFHDRFFSDPPIRDAAQLREQIGQLAQQQGLEKKRFLTCYDNAEQAPRVQKDMADARKIGVSSTPTFLLNGEFVAGVQSLESLEQYLNAK from the coding sequence ATGACGATCGGCCTTTCCTTCGGCGGTTTCCTGATCGCCGCCTTGTGTCTGGCCGTTGCGCCGTTCGGATCCCTCGCGCCGGTCCGTCTGAACGGGTTCGGGATCGCCGAGGCCTCCGGCCAAGGCGCCCCGGCCGTGGACTACGATGCCATCGAAACATTTTTAAAGACATTGACGGCCAAGCAACCGGTCGTCTCCCTGACGGTCATACACGAGGCCGAGCCCTCGCCCGTTCCGGGGCTGCAACAGGTCCGCTTCGTACTGGAGATGAACGGCAAGCGTCAGAACGGGCTGGTCTACCTGTCCGGCAATAAAATATTCCTCGGGCAGGTCTTCGACCTGTCGACGCGGGAGAACCTGACCGAAAAGCAGGTTGGAGAGCCCAAACCGGTCCATTACGATATCAAGGATCTTGATATGGCGGACCGGGTTCCCCGTGGCCATCCGGGAGGGAAGTTGGTGATCGTCGAGTTTTCCGATTTTCAATGTCCGTATTGTAAGCAGGCCACATTACCGATCGGGGAGTTGCTTAAAAAATATCCTCAAGACGTCGTGATCTATTATAAACACATGCCGATAACCCAAATCCATCCGCTCTCCTACCGGATGGCCGTGGCCTCCGAGTGCGCCCGCGTTCAAAAAGCCGAGGCTTTCTGGTCTTTCCATGACCGTTTCTTCTCGGACCCGCCGATTCGGGACGCCGCCCAACTTCGGGAACAAATCGGACAGTTGGCCCAGCAACAAGGGCTCGAAAAAAAGCGGTTCTTGACCTGTTATGATAATGCGGAGCAGGCTCCCCGAGTCCAGAAGGATATGGCGGATGCCCGAAAGATCGGGGTGAGCTCTACGCCGACTTTTCTGCTCAATGGGGAGTTTGTAGCCGGGGTGCAGTCCCTCGAAAGCCTCGAACAATATCTGAATGCAAAATAG
- a CDS encoding thioredoxin domain-containing protein — protein sequence MAIELQPERVTDENYPDYLAAPAALILFKIANCEKCEEFLPIVAQAMQRYEGRIRWGVALLHVPGACREIKRKYRFETFPTTHFYKAGRLVHEEDHKLSSEELDAAIKKYLL from the coding sequence ATGGCCATTGAGCTCCAACCCGAACGCGTGACGGACGAAAATTATCCGGATTATCTCGCGGCCCCGGCCGCGCTCATCCTTTTCAAGATCGCGAATTGCGAGAAATGCGAGGAGTTCCTGCCGATCGTGGCCCAGGCGATGCAGCGCTACGAGGGACGGATTCGATGGGGGGTCGCCTTGCTTCACGTTCCGGGAGCCTGTCGGGAAATCAAACGGAAATACCGCTTCGAAACCTTTCCCACGACCCATTTCTACAAGGCCGGCCGGCTTGTCCATGAGGAAGATCACAAGCTGAGCTCCGAGGAATTGGATGCCGCGATCAAGAAATATCTCCTGTAG
- a CDS encoding peroxiredoxin, whose product MAAEIKVGATAPDFTLKDQDQKDVKLSDYKGKKNVVLAFYPLDWSPVCTTENKCLNDDFPKFQSASTEVLGISRDSVYSHKAWQEALGLKHRLLSDMSGDVAKKYGMWLDDKFITKRATVVVDKQGTVKFVKVQEILTARDDNEILTALKSLS is encoded by the coding sequence ATGGCCGCAGAGATTAAAGTGGGGGCGACGGCGCCCGATTTTACGTTGAAGGACCAGGATCAGAAAGACGTCAAATTGAGCGACTACAAGGGTAAGAAGAACGTGGTGCTGGCCTTTTATCCTCTCGATTGGAGTCCGGTCTGCACGACGGAGAACAAGTGCCTGAACGACGATTTTCCGAAATTCCAGTCGGCGAGCACCGAAGTTCTGGGCATCAGCCGCGACAGCGTCTACTCGCACAAGGCCTGGCAGGAGGCGCTCGGGCTCAAGCACCGCCTGCTCTCGGACATGAGCGGGGACGTGGCCAAGAAATACGGCATGTGGCTGGACGACAAGTTCATCACGAAACGCGCGACGGTGGTCGTGGACAAACAGGGAACGGTGAAGTTCGTCAAGGTCCAGGAAATCCTGACGGCGCGTGACGACAACGAGATCCTGACCGCGCTGAAATCTTTGAGCTAA